One genomic window of Melanotaenia boesemani isolate fMelBoe1 chromosome 20, fMelBoe1.pri, whole genome shotgun sequence includes the following:
- the LOC121631427 gene encoding protein YIPF5-like, with protein sequence MGDFQQDYYPSGYNVDDQAVAYDHPYAPNQAGSQDVMAAVVDPFVEQQYTGEIYQPWMLSATSRTVESEPAEEEPPLLVELGVDFDHMWQKTLTVLNPFKPADGSIMNEADMAGPILFCIALGVTLMMAGKVHFGYVYGISAGAWMGMYVLLSLMSSLSVSCGCVASVLGYCLLPIVGLSALAVLFSLQGILGSVLALLAICWCSFSASKIFISTLEMQEQQLLVFYPCVLLYGLFTLLTVF encoded by the exons ATGGGAGACTTCCAGCAGGATTACTACCCCTCAGGATACAACGTGGACGACCAGGCGGTGGCGTACGACCACCCCTACGCCCCCAACCAGGC TGGATCGCAGGATGTCATGGCAGCTGTTGTGGATCCGTTCGTGGAGCAGCAGTACACCGGAGAGATCTACCAGCCATGGATGCTGTCAGCCACCTCCAGGACCGTCGAATCAGAACCTGCTGAGGAGGAACCTCCTCTACTTGTTG AACTTGGGGTGGATTTTGACCACATGTGGCAGAAGACCCTGACGGTCCTAAACCCGTTCAAGCCTGCAGATGGCAGCATCATGAACGAGGCCGACATGGCGGGTCCCATCCTGTTCTGCATTGCCCTGGGTGTCACTTTAATGATG GCAGGTAAAGTCCACTTTGGTTATGTGTATGGGATCAGCGCCGGCGCCTGGATGGGGATGTACGTCCTGCTGAGTCTGATGAGCTCCCTGTCGGTGTCGTGCGGCTGCGTGGCCAGCGTCCTGGGCTACTGCCTGCTGCCCATCGTGGGCCTCTCTGCACTCGCTGTTTTATTCTCTCTGCA GGGCATCCTGGGATCAGTTCTAGCCTTATTGGCCATCTGTtggtgcagtttctcagcctctaAGATCTTCATCTCCACCCTGGAGATGCaggagcagcagctgctggtgttttATCCGTGTGTCCTGCTGTACGGACTATTCACGCTGCTCACTGTCTTCTAA